Proteins encoded within one genomic window of Anopheles gambiae chromosome 3, idAnoGambNW_F1_1, whole genome shotgun sequence:
- the LOC1280503 gene encoding protein 4.1 homolog isoform X4 produces MPGESTKAAEPAAATSPSTPKKKPTNSKAALAKVTLLDGSILEVTIDRKCRGRDLLNSVCAGLNILEKDYFGLTYHTANDPRTWLDLERPVTKFFRSDPWDLSFEVKFYPPEPAQLQEDITRYHLCLQVRNDILEGRLPCSFVTHALLGSYLVQSELGDYDPAEMKDRSYLKDFKIAPNQTPELLDKVIDLHKTHKSQTPAEAELHYLENAKKLAMYGVDLHPAKDSEGVDIMLGVCASGLLVYRDKLRINRFAWPKILKISYKRNNFYIKIRPGEFEQYESTIGFKLENHRAAKKLWKACVEHHTFFRLMTPEPQQKSGLFPRLGSKYRYSGRTHYETRKTPVERPAPDFKRSLTGKRLSSRSMDALAQQEKERAAAKDAGKDANKRHTMSHPPDHIPDLDSPTRGSRSPIKKDKKERLKRESSTGTASASSQSSLEGEYETTSPNVVPAQKPAGGVAVLPVAGKKDKPEQVSQKDEGLNGNNGQAEALNSSAEEATSPSGKRKGFLFSSGRKSPKDKKDAGNEQPAKLMAAANGDGGSAGKKDPAKEAVQARAQDTATNKTPQTTPEKPGFTKPYEYSESEQDPATAHKKNVKTRGFRYDEAPLRPNEESEAQLSPNSQSRRATGLAFNYAPGEDQKVRESVEKRKAPGSPVAATATAAGVKTDQLSPKSAARGLPGESEAEKGVRTSARSYSPNKGRQVVDPLASGAGTFRPLDDTSSAFIQGEQAGAAAAAAAAAAAAAAEPAKKKVKIMVIISKFDPKTKKVDTAQGVVEHSTGVLDTKTGQIESKYGLIDPKAGTVVNFNARTGQNETFQGQTDPKTGQLHIVGGVVDSASGKVDDTLGQAIMVVPDEDSVVEITTITSKVDPNTGKIDTINGEIEKSRGILNHRTGILSTKYGDINPRTGELRAIDPKTGKPSPAAAAVRPVTVDRSNGQIMVVGVTDPKTNKLDNSQAHLIAIGNQVDPVVEVTSVLGKLDKKGLVDPKTITYDKSTGQLDTKDGKINTKYGQLDLVKQTVTFVDPKTGKTETKEIKVDPVSGQVLLKNQVNPKTGKTDKDYGRIVSIRIVHNRIDPVTGKHVPAAPVEDKDIRVDAKTNQVWLPDGGKDPKTGETIYTSSQVDPKTGFVITIYGYLNPKTNEIERQAKMDPNMTKVDPTTGQIYAATGQVDETTGEPLFAATQINEEDGEIYTKVGRIDPKSGRLVIIKIFIITKKDERGKPEELDVSAVDLDPETGHIRNIAPKTLYLYKMRDPITGETYNVDPNDPRIAGARTTVTQTMTLSGEIDPATGRIKSEWGHIDPNTGDIDPATAIRDPVTGKLILNYADIEPSHFGKNVTVTKETVPITREQFYEGIKHMDRKATRRDSESSDDDMTAQYGKESIKEISSGTAAAGSKLNAAAAAAAAAGTPTVVKTTTKQVITKNEDGVTHNVEEEVQNLGTGQIVYSTQEHKGADNVVGASQIPEGPNVEHRRVVLDDLAEGGTTTHGEIVSSQTVSSKTRTVETITYKTERDGVVETRVEQKITIQSDGDPIDHDKALAEAIQEATAMNPDMTVEKIEIQQQTQ; encoded by the exons ATGCCGGGCGAGTCAACGAAAGCGGCGGAACCGGCCGCCGCCACCAGTCCCAGCACACCGAAAAAGAAGCCCACCAACTCAAAGGCGGCCCTCGCAAAGGTTACACTGCTCGATGGTTCGATACTGGAGGTGACCATTGAT CGAAAATGCCGCGGTCGGGACCTACTGAACTCGGTCTGTGCCGGGCTGAACATACTGGAGAAGGATTACTTCGGGCTGACGTACCACACAGCGAACGATCCGCGCACTTGGCTCGATCTCGAGCGTCCGGTGACGAAGTTTTTCCGCTCCGATCCGTGGGACCTTTCGTTCGAGGTGAAGTTCTACCCGCCGGAGCCGGCCCAGCTGCAGGAGGACATCACGCGCTACCATCTGTGTCTGCAGGTGCGCAACGACATCCTGGAGGGCCGGCTGCCCTGCTCGTTCGTAACACACGCCCTGCTCGGCTCGTACCTGGTGCAGTCCGAGCTGGGCGACTACGATCCGGCCGAGATGAAGGATCGGTCCTATCTGAAGGACTTCAAGATTGCCCCGAACCAGACGCCCGAACTGCTGGACAAGGTGATCGATCTTCACAAGACCCACAA GAGTCAGACGCCAGCGGAAGCTGAGCTACACTATCTTGAGAATGCGAAAAAGCTCGCCATGTACGGTGTCGATCTGCACCCGGCGAAGGATTCCGAAGGTGTCGACATCATGCTCGGCGTCTGTGCCTCCGGTTTGCTCGTGTACAGAGACAA ACTTCGTATCAATCGGTTCGCCTGGCCGAAGATCCTGAAGATCTCGTACAAGCGCAACAACTTCTACATCAAAATCCGTCCGGGCGAGTTCGAGCAGTACGAGTCGACGATCGGCTTCAAGCTGGAGAACCACCGGGCGGCGAAAAAGCTGTGGAAGGCGTGCGTGGAGCACCACACCTTCTTCCGGCTGATGACGCCGGAACCGCAGCAAAAGTCGGGCCTGTTCCCGCGCCTTGGCTCGAAGTACCGATACTCGGGCCGCACGCACTACGAAACGCGCAAAACGCCCGTCGAGCGTCCGGCGCCCGATTTCAAGCGCAGCTTGACCGGAAAGCGTCTCTCCAGCCGCAGCATGGATG cACTCGCACAGCAGGAAAAGGAACGTGCGGCTGCCAAGGATGCGGGCAAGGACGCAAACAAACGCCACACGATGTCGCATCCGCCGGATCACATCCCGGATCTGGACTCGCCGACGCGCGGTTCCCGCAGCCCGATCAAGAAGGACAAAAAGGAGCGC CTGAAGCGTGAGTCCAGCACTGGCACCGCGTCCGCCTCGTCGCAGAGCTCCCTCGAGGGAGAGTACGAAACCACATCGCCAAACGTTGTTCCAGCACAG AAACCGGCTGGAGGAGTTGCCGTACTGCCAGTTGCCGGCAAGAAGGACAAACCCGAACAAGTTTCCCAGAAAGATGAAGGTCTGAATG GAAACAATGGACAAGCCGAGGCACTGAATTCCTCTGCGGAAGAGGCAACATCTCCCTCCGGCAAACGCAAG GGTTTCCTGTTTTCCTCCGGCCGCAAGTCGCCGAAGGACAAGAAAGACGCCGGAAATGAGCAGCCGGCTAAGCTGATGGCCGCCGCAAACGGTGACGGTGGCAGTGCGGGCAAAAAGGACCCGGCCAAGGAAGCGGTTCAGGCGCGGGCACAAGATACCGCCACGAACAAGACGCCGCAAACGACGCCGGAGAAGCCCGGCTTTACCAAACCGTACGAGTACTCGGAAAGCGAACAGGACCCGGCGACGGCGCACAAAAAGAACGTAAAGACGCGCGGCTTCCGGTACGACGAGGCACCGTTGCGCCCGAACGAGGAAAGCGAAGCGCAGCTCAGCCCGAACTCGCAAAGCCGCCGCGCGACCGGGCTGGCGTTCAACTACGCGCCGGGTGAGGATCAGAAGGTGCGCGAGTCGGTGGAGAAGCGTAAAGCGCCGGGATCGCCGGTAGCTGCCACTGCCACCGCTGCCGGTGTCAAGACCGATCAGCTCTCGCCGAAATCGGCTGCACGTGGACTGCCCGGGGAGAGTGAGGCTGAGAAGGGTGTGCGTACCAGCGCTCGATCGTACTCGCCCAACAAGGGTAGACAGGTGGTTGATCCGCTCGCTTCTGGGGCCGGCACGTTCCGTCCGTTAGACGACACTAGCAGTGCGTTTATTCAGGGCGAGCaggctggtgctgctgctgcggcagccgctgcagccgccgccgccgctgccgaaCCGGCCAAGAAGAAGGTGAAGATTATGGTGATCATTTCCAAGTTTGATCCCAAAACGAAGAAGGTCGATACGGCGCAGGGTGTGGTGGAGCATTCGACCGGCGTGCTGGACACGAAGACGGGCCAGATTGAGAGCAAGTACGGGCTGATCGATCCGAAGGCCGGCACGGTGGTGAACTTCAACGCTCGCACCGGCCAGAACGAAACGTTCCAGGGCCAGACGGACCCGAAGACGGGCCAGCTGCACATCGTGGGCGGCGTGGTCGACTCGGCTAGCGGCAAGGTAGATGATACGCTCGGCCAGGCCATTATGGTGGTGCCGGACGAGGATTCGGTGGTCGAGATCACGACCATCACCTCCAAGGTGGATCCCAACACGGGCAAAATCGACACAATCAATGGAGAAATTGAGAAGAGTCGCGGTATTCTGAACCACCGTACCGGCATTCTGAGCACCAAGTACGGTGACATTAACCCGCGCACGGGAGAGCTGCGAGCGATCGATCCTAAGACGGGCAAACCATCGCCTGCGGCTGCTGCCGTGCGTCCGGTGACGGTCGATCGTAGCAATGGACAGATTATGGTTGTTGGCGTGACCGACCCGAAGACGAACAAGCTGGACAACAGCCAGGCGCATCTGATCGCGATCGGCAACCAGGTGGATCCGGTGGTGGAGGTAACGTCCGTGCTCGGCAAGCTTGACAAGAAGGGTCTGGTCGATCCGAAGACGATCACGTACGACAAGAGCACGGGTCAGCTGGACACGAAGGACGGCAAAATCAACACCAAGTACGGTCAGCTGGACCTGGTGAAGCAAACGGTCACGTTTGTCGACCCGAAGACGGGCAAGACGGAAACGAAGGAGATCAAGGTGGATCCGGTCAGTGGGCAGGTGTTGCTGAAGAATCAGGTCAACCCGAAGACGGGCAAAACGGACAAAGATTACGGGCGTATCGTGTCGATTCGCATCGTGCACAACCGTATCGATCCGGTGACGGGTAAGCACGTGCCGGCTGCCCCGGTCGAGGACAAAGACATTCGTGTGGATGCCAAAACGAACCAGGTCTGGCTGCCGGACGGTGGTAAGGATCCGAAGACGGGCGAAACGATTTACACTTCGAGCCAGGTCGATCCGAAGACCGGTTTTGTCATCACGATCTACGGCTATCTTAACCCGAAGACGAACGAAATCGAACGACAGGCCAAGATGGACCCGAACATGACGAAGGTGGACCCCACGACGGGCCAGATCTATGCTGCCACGGGCCAGGTCGATGAGACCACCGGTGAGCCACTGTTCGCCGCGACCCAAATCAACGAAGAGGACGGGGAAATCTACACCAAGGTGGGCCGTATCGATCCGAAATCGGGCCGACTAGTCATCATCAAGATCTTCATCATCACGAAGAAGGACGAGCGGGGCAAACCGGAGGAGCTGGACGTGAGCGCGGTCGATCTGGATCCGGAGACGGGTCACATTCGCAACATTGCACCGAAGACGCTGTATCTGTACAAGATGCGCGATCCTATTACGGGCGAGACGTACAACGTGGATCCGAACGATCCGCGCATTGCCGGCGCACGAACGACGGTCACGCAAACGATGACGCTGAGCGGTGAGATTGACCCGGCTACCGGGCGCATCAAGTCCGAGTGGGGCCACATCGATCCGAACACGGGCGACATTGATCCGGCGACGGCCATCCGCGATCCGGTCACCGGTAAGCTGATCCTGAACTATGCCGACATTGAACCGAGCCACTTTGGCAAGAATGTAACGGTGACGAAGGAAACGGTACCGATTACGCGCGAGCAGTTCTACGAAGGCATCAAGCACATGGACAGGAAGGCCACGCGCCGAGACTCGGAAAGCTCGGACGACGATATGACCGCCCAGTACGGCAAGGAAAGCATCAAGGAGATCAGCTCGGGTACAGCGGCGGCGGGCAGCAAGctgaatgctgctgctgctgctgcggctgctgccggCACGCCAACCGTAGTGAAGACGACGACCAAGCAGGTGATCACGAAGAACGAGGATGGCGTTACGCATAacgtggaggaggaggtgcaGAATCTGGGCACCGGACAGATCGTGTACTCCACCCAGGAGCACAAG GGAGCGGATAACGTTGTCGGTGCCTCACAAATCCCGGAAGGACCGAACGTGGAGCATCGGCGTGTGGTGCTAGATGATCTTGCCGAAGGTGGCACCACTACCCACGGTGAAATCGTATCGTCCCAGACGGTATCCAGCAAAACGCGAACCGTTGAAACAATCACC TACAAAACGGAACGGGACGGTGTGGTGGAGACACGCGTCGAGCAGAAGATCACCATCCAGTCTGATGGCGACCCGATCGATCATGACAAAGCCCTTGCTGAAGCAATTCAG GAAGCAACCGCCATGAATCCAGATATGACAGTGGAGAAGATTGAAATTCAACAGCAAACGcaataa
- the LOC1280503 gene encoding protein 4.1 homolog isoform X2 codes for MPGESTKAAEPAAATSPSTPKKKPTNSKAALAKVTLLDGSILEVTIDRKCRGRDLLNSVCAGLNILEKDYFGLTYHTANDPRTWLDLERPVTKFFRSDPWDLSFEVKFYPPEPAQLQEDITRYHLCLQVRNDILEGRLPCSFVTHALLGSYLVQSELGDYDPAEMKDRSYLKDFKIAPNQTPELLDKVIDLHKTHKSQTPAEAELHYLENAKKLAMYGVDLHPAKDSEGVDIMLGVCASGLLVYRDKLRINRFAWPKILKISYKRNNFYIKIRPGEFEQYESTIGFKLENHRAAKKLWKACVEHHTFFRLMTPEPQQKSGLFPRLGSKYRYSGRTHYETRKTPVERPAPDFKRSLTGKRLSSRSMDALAQQEKERAAAKDAGKDANKRHTMSHPPDHIPDLDSPTRGSRSPIKKDKKERKPAGGVAVLPVAGKKDKPEQVSQKDEGLNGNNGQAEALNSSAEEATSPSGKRKGFLFSSGRKSPKDKKDAGNEQPAKLMAAANGDGGSAGKKDPAKEAVQARAQDTATNKTPQTTPEKPGFTKPYEYSESEQDPATAHKKNVKTRGFRYDEAPLRPNEESEAQLSPNSQSRRATGLAFNYAPGEDQKVRESVEKRKAPGSPVAATATAAGVKTDQLSPKSAARGLPGESEAEKGVRTSARSYSPNKGRQVVDPLASGAGTFRPLDDTSSAFIQGEQAGAAAAAAAAAAAAAAEPAKKKVKIMVIISKFDPKTKKVDTAQGVVEHSTGVLDTKTGQIESKYGLIDPKAGTVVNFNARTGQNETFQGQTDPKTGQLHIVGGVVDSASGKVDDTLGQAIMVVPDEDSVVEITTITSKVDPNTGKIDTINGEIEKSRGILNHRTGILSTKYGDINPRTGELRAIDPKTGKPSPAAAAVRPVTVDRSNGQIMVVGVTDPKTNKLDNSQAHLIAIGNQVDPVVEVTSVLGKLDKKGLVDPKTITYDKSTGQLDTKDGKINTKYGQLDLVKQTVTFVDPKTGKTETKEIKVDPVSGQVLLKNQVNPKTGKTDKDYGRIVSIRIVHNRIDPVTGKHVPAAPVEDKDIRVDAKTNQVWLPDGGKDPKTGETIYTSSQVDPKTGFVITIYGYLNPKTNEIERQAKMDPNMTKVDPTTGQIYAATGQVDETTGEPLFAATQINEEDGEIYTKVGRIDPKSGRLVIIKIFIITKKDERGKPEELDVSAVDLDPETGHIRNIAPKTLYLYKMRDPITGETYNVDPNDPRIAGARTTVTQTMTLSGEIDPATGRIKSEWGHIDPNTGDIDPATAIRDPVTGKLILNYADIEPSHFGKNVTVTKETVPITREQFYEGIKHMDRKATRRDSESSDDDMTAQYGKESIKEISSGTAAAGSKLNAAAAAAAAAGTPTVVKTTTKQVITKNEDGVTHNVEEEVQNLGTGQIVYSTQEHKADAPTGTDAGKFVTATAVTTRTATTHEDLGTNAKTQQLEEKTVATTTTQHGERQEQRVITQEVKTTATVTSGDQYARRDSVSSSSSGDSGTPIDGPYGDESLSEVIYNKSYTGADNVVGASQIPEGPNVEHRRVVLDDLAEGGTTTHGEIVSSQTVSSKTRTVETITYKTERDGVVETRVEQKITIQSDGDPIDHDKALAEAIQEATAMNPDMTVEKIEIQQQTQ; via the exons ATGCCGGGCGAGTCAACGAAAGCGGCGGAACCGGCCGCCGCCACCAGTCCCAGCACACCGAAAAAGAAGCCCACCAACTCAAAGGCGGCCCTCGCAAAGGTTACACTGCTCGATGGTTCGATACTGGAGGTGACCATTGAT CGAAAATGCCGCGGTCGGGACCTACTGAACTCGGTCTGTGCCGGGCTGAACATACTGGAGAAGGATTACTTCGGGCTGACGTACCACACAGCGAACGATCCGCGCACTTGGCTCGATCTCGAGCGTCCGGTGACGAAGTTTTTCCGCTCCGATCCGTGGGACCTTTCGTTCGAGGTGAAGTTCTACCCGCCGGAGCCGGCCCAGCTGCAGGAGGACATCACGCGCTACCATCTGTGTCTGCAGGTGCGCAACGACATCCTGGAGGGCCGGCTGCCCTGCTCGTTCGTAACACACGCCCTGCTCGGCTCGTACCTGGTGCAGTCCGAGCTGGGCGACTACGATCCGGCCGAGATGAAGGATCGGTCCTATCTGAAGGACTTCAAGATTGCCCCGAACCAGACGCCCGAACTGCTGGACAAGGTGATCGATCTTCACAAGACCCACAA GAGTCAGACGCCAGCGGAAGCTGAGCTACACTATCTTGAGAATGCGAAAAAGCTCGCCATGTACGGTGTCGATCTGCACCCGGCGAAGGATTCCGAAGGTGTCGACATCATGCTCGGCGTCTGTGCCTCCGGTTTGCTCGTGTACAGAGACAA ACTTCGTATCAATCGGTTCGCCTGGCCGAAGATCCTGAAGATCTCGTACAAGCGCAACAACTTCTACATCAAAATCCGTCCGGGCGAGTTCGAGCAGTACGAGTCGACGATCGGCTTCAAGCTGGAGAACCACCGGGCGGCGAAAAAGCTGTGGAAGGCGTGCGTGGAGCACCACACCTTCTTCCGGCTGATGACGCCGGAACCGCAGCAAAAGTCGGGCCTGTTCCCGCGCCTTGGCTCGAAGTACCGATACTCGGGCCGCACGCACTACGAAACGCGCAAAACGCCCGTCGAGCGTCCGGCGCCCGATTTCAAGCGCAGCTTGACCGGAAAGCGTCTCTCCAGCCGCAGCATGGATG cACTCGCACAGCAGGAAAAGGAACGTGCGGCTGCCAAGGATGCGGGCAAGGACGCAAACAAACGCCACACGATGTCGCATCCGCCGGATCACATCCCGGATCTGGACTCGCCGACGCGCGGTTCCCGCAGCCCGATCAAGAAGGACAAAAAGGAGCGC AAACCGGCTGGAGGAGTTGCCGTACTGCCAGTTGCCGGCAAGAAGGACAAACCCGAACAAGTTTCCCAGAAAGATGAAGGTCTGAATG GAAACAATGGACAAGCCGAGGCACTGAATTCCTCTGCGGAAGAGGCAACATCTCCCTCCGGCAAACGCAAG GGTTTCCTGTTTTCCTCCGGCCGCAAGTCGCCGAAGGACAAGAAAGACGCCGGAAATGAGCAGCCGGCTAAGCTGATGGCCGCCGCAAACGGTGACGGTGGCAGTGCGGGCAAAAAGGACCCGGCCAAGGAAGCGGTTCAGGCGCGGGCACAAGATACCGCCACGAACAAGACGCCGCAAACGACGCCGGAGAAGCCCGGCTTTACCAAACCGTACGAGTACTCGGAAAGCGAACAGGACCCGGCGACGGCGCACAAAAAGAACGTAAAGACGCGCGGCTTCCGGTACGACGAGGCACCGTTGCGCCCGAACGAGGAAAGCGAAGCGCAGCTCAGCCCGAACTCGCAAAGCCGCCGCGCGACCGGGCTGGCGTTCAACTACGCGCCGGGTGAGGATCAGAAGGTGCGCGAGTCGGTGGAGAAGCGTAAAGCGCCGGGATCGCCGGTAGCTGCCACTGCCACCGCTGCCGGTGTCAAGACCGATCAGCTCTCGCCGAAATCGGCTGCACGTGGACTGCCCGGGGAGAGTGAGGCTGAGAAGGGTGTGCGTACCAGCGCTCGATCGTACTCGCCCAACAAGGGTAGACAGGTGGTTGATCCGCTCGCTTCTGGGGCCGGCACGTTCCGTCCGTTAGACGACACTAGCAGTGCGTTTATTCAGGGCGAGCaggctggtgctgctgctgcggcagccgctgcagccgccgccgccgctgccgaaCCGGCCAAGAAGAAGGTGAAGATTATGGTGATCATTTCCAAGTTTGATCCCAAAACGAAGAAGGTCGATACGGCGCAGGGTGTGGTGGAGCATTCGACCGGCGTGCTGGACACGAAGACGGGCCAGATTGAGAGCAAGTACGGGCTGATCGATCCGAAGGCCGGCACGGTGGTGAACTTCAACGCTCGCACCGGCCAGAACGAAACGTTCCAGGGCCAGACGGACCCGAAGACGGGCCAGCTGCACATCGTGGGCGGCGTGGTCGACTCGGCTAGCGGCAAGGTAGATGATACGCTCGGCCAGGCCATTATGGTGGTGCCGGACGAGGATTCGGTGGTCGAGATCACGACCATCACCTCCAAGGTGGATCCCAACACGGGCAAAATCGACACAATCAATGGAGAAATTGAGAAGAGTCGCGGTATTCTGAACCACCGTACCGGCATTCTGAGCACCAAGTACGGTGACATTAACCCGCGCACGGGAGAGCTGCGAGCGATCGATCCTAAGACGGGCAAACCATCGCCTGCGGCTGCTGCCGTGCGTCCGGTGACGGTCGATCGTAGCAATGGACAGATTATGGTTGTTGGCGTGACCGACCCGAAGACGAACAAGCTGGACAACAGCCAGGCGCATCTGATCGCGATCGGCAACCAGGTGGATCCGGTGGTGGAGGTAACGTCCGTGCTCGGCAAGCTTGACAAGAAGGGTCTGGTCGATCCGAAGACGATCACGTACGACAAGAGCACGGGTCAGCTGGACACGAAGGACGGCAAAATCAACACCAAGTACGGTCAGCTGGACCTGGTGAAGCAAACGGTCACGTTTGTCGACCCGAAGACGGGCAAGACGGAAACGAAGGAGATCAAGGTGGATCCGGTCAGTGGGCAGGTGTTGCTGAAGAATCAGGTCAACCCGAAGACGGGCAAAACGGACAAAGATTACGGGCGTATCGTGTCGATTCGCATCGTGCACAACCGTATCGATCCGGTGACGGGTAAGCACGTGCCGGCTGCCCCGGTCGAGGACAAAGACATTCGTGTGGATGCCAAAACGAACCAGGTCTGGCTGCCGGACGGTGGTAAGGATCCGAAGACGGGCGAAACGATTTACACTTCGAGCCAGGTCGATCCGAAGACCGGTTTTGTCATCACGATCTACGGCTATCTTAACCCGAAGACGAACGAAATCGAACGACAGGCCAAGATGGACCCGAACATGACGAAGGTGGACCCCACGACGGGCCAGATCTATGCTGCCACGGGCCAGGTCGATGAGACCACCGGTGAGCCACTGTTCGCCGCGACCCAAATCAACGAAGAGGACGGGGAAATCTACACCAAGGTGGGCCGTATCGATCCGAAATCGGGCCGACTAGTCATCATCAAGATCTTCATCATCACGAAGAAGGACGAGCGGGGCAAACCGGAGGAGCTGGACGTGAGCGCGGTCGATCTGGATCCGGAGACGGGTCACATTCGCAACATTGCACCGAAGACGCTGTATCTGTACAAGATGCGCGATCCTATTACGGGCGAGACGTACAACGTGGATCCGAACGATCCGCGCATTGCCGGCGCACGAACGACGGTCACGCAAACGATGACGCTGAGCGGTGAGATTGACCCGGCTACCGGGCGCATCAAGTCCGAGTGGGGCCACATCGATCCGAACACGGGCGACATTGATCCGGCGACGGCCATCCGCGATCCGGTCACCGGTAAGCTGATCCTGAACTATGCCGACATTGAACCGAGCCACTTTGGCAAGAATGTAACGGTGACGAAGGAAACGGTACCGATTACGCGCGAGCAGTTCTACGAAGGCATCAAGCACATGGACAGGAAGGCCACGCGCCGAGACTCGGAAAGCTCGGACGACGATATGACCGCCCAGTACGGCAAGGAAAGCATCAAGGAGATCAGCTCGGGTACAGCGGCGGCGGGCAGCAAGctgaatgctgctgctgctgctgcggctgctgccggCACGCCAACCGTAGTGAAGACGACGACCAAGCAGGTGATCACGAAGAACGAGGATGGCGTTACGCATAacgtggaggaggaggtgcaGAATCTGGGCACCGGACAGATCGTGTACTCCACCCAGGAGCACAAG GCGGATGCCCCGACCGGTACGGATGCAGGTAAATTTGTGACGGCCACCGCTGTCACGACGCGTACCGCCACCACCCACGAGGATCTGGGCACGAACGCTAAAACGCAACAGCTCGAAGAGAAAACGgtggccaccaccaccacccagcaCGGTGAGCGGCAGGAGCAGCGTGTCATTACGCAGGAAGTCAAAACCACGGCCACGGTGACTAGTGGCGATCAG TACGCACGCCGTGACAGTGTCTCATCGTCGAGTTCCGGCGACTCCGGAACACCGATCGATGGCCCCTACGGAGACGAATCGCTGTCGGAAGTGATCTACAACAAGTCCTACACG GGAGCGGATAACGTTGTCGGTGCCTCACAAATCCCGGAAGGACCGAACGTGGAGCATCGGCGTGTGGTGCTAGATGATCTTGCCGAAGGTGGCACCACTACCCACGGTGAAATCGTATCGTCCCAGACGGTATCCAGCAAAACGCGAACCGTTGAAACAATCACC TACAAAACGGAACGGGACGGTGTGGTGGAGACACGCGTCGAGCAGAAGATCACCATCCAGTCTGATGGCGACCCGATCGATCATGACAAAGCCCTTGCTGAAGCAATTCAG GAAGCAACCGCCATGAATCCAGATATGACAGTGGAGAAGATTGAAATTCAACAGCAAACGcaataa